One genomic window of Ignavibacteriota bacterium includes the following:
- a CDS encoding thioesterase family protein, protein MPRVRIELPEYFPFSTEISVRVSDVNYAGHLGNDSVLSLAHEARIRFLASYGFSEFDTGGAGIVMSDAAVVYKTQAFQGERLRVDVAVADFTRVGCDVYFRMVDISSGRDVAHVKTGIVFFDFATSTLVRTPAVFREKVSGAAE, encoded by the coding sequence ATGCCCCGTGTCAGAATCGAACTCCCAGAGTACTTTCCGTTCAGCACCGAGATCAGCGTGCGTGTAAGCGACGTCAACTACGCGGGGCATCTCGGGAACGATTCCGTTCTCTCGCTGGCACACGAGGCGCGCATCCGTTTCCTCGCCTCATACGGCTTCAGCGAATTCGACACCGGCGGCGCCGGCATTGTCATGAGTGACGCGGCGGTAGTGTACAAGACCCAGGCATTCCAGGGTGAACGCCTGCGCGTCGACGTCGCCGTCGCCGATTTTACACGAGTCGGCTGCGACGTGTATTTCCGCATGGTCGACATCAGCAGCGGCCGCGACGTCGCACACGTCAAAACCGGAATTGTCTTCTTCGACTTCGCCACAAGCACACTTGTTCGCACACCCGCCGTCTTTCGGGAAAAAGTGAGTGGTGCGGCGGAGTAG
- a CDS encoding peroxiredoxin has protein sequence MSVLVAKTAPDFTAPAVMPDGSIVDAFRLSDLRGKYVVLFFWPLDFTFVCPTEIIAHDHRVEEFRKRGVEVVGVSIDSQYTHFAWRNTPAEQGGIGAVKFPLVADKSHSITRDYGVENADGVAFRASFLIDKDGVVQHQVINNLPLGRNVDEMLRMVDALQHHEEYGEVCPAGWQKGDSGMIDTADGVASYLAANAEAL, from the coding sequence ATGAGTGTTCTCGTTGCAAAAACGGCTCCCGATTTCACAGCCCCCGCGGTTATGCCCGACGGCAGCATCGTCGACGCGTTCCGTCTCTCCGATCTCCGCGGCAAGTACGTGGTGCTTTTCTTCTGGCCGCTCGATTTCACCTTCGTGTGTCCGACGGAAATCATCGCGCATGATCATCGCGTGGAAGAGTTCAGGAAGCGCGGTGTGGAAGTTGTCGGTGTGTCGATCGATTCCCAGTACACGCACTTCGCCTGGCGCAACACGCCGGCAGAACAGGGCGGCATCGGCGCGGTGAAGTTCCCGCTGGTCGCCGACAAGTCGCACAGCATCACGCGCGATTACGGCGTGGAGAACGCCGACGGTGTCGCCTTCCGCGCCTCCTTCCTTATCGACAAGGACGGCGTCGTGCAGCATCAGGTAATTAACAATCTTCCGCTCGGCCGGAATGTGGACGAGATGCTCCGTATGGTGGACGCATTGCAGCACCACGAGGAATACGGCGAAGTGTGTCCCGCCGGCTGGCAGAAGGGCGACAGCGGCATGATCGACACCGCCGACGGTGTTGCGTCCTATCTCGCCGCCAACGCCGAAGCCCTCTGA